From a region of the Neobacillus niacini genome:
- the spoIIIAB gene encoding stage III sporulation protein SpoIIIAB gives MVKLIGAIFIILATTWTGFEAAKHLSERPRQLRQLKSALQSLEAEIMYGHTPLHEAARRLAAQLSKPLSSFFENFAKKLTDTETTVKEAWEDSLKEVWKQTAFKQGEFEIMKQFGETLGRHDRISQQKHIMLTLSHLEREEADAIESQAKYEKMVKSLGFFSGLLLIILLI, from the coding sequence ATGGTTAAGTTAATTGGCGCCATTTTTATTATACTCGCCACCACTTGGACAGGCTTTGAAGCCGCCAAACATTTAAGCGAGCGACCGAGACAGCTTAGGCAGTTAAAATCTGCACTACAATCACTTGAAGCAGAAATTATGTATGGTCATACACCCTTGCATGAGGCTGCAAGGAGATTGGCTGCACAACTATCTAAGCCATTGTCATCCTTCTTTGAAAACTTTGCAAAGAAATTGACTGACACTGAAACAACAGTAAAAGAAGCCTGGGAAGACAGCTTGAAGGAGGTTTGGAAACAAACAGCTTTTAAACAAGGTGAATTTGAAATCATGAAACAATTCGGGGAGACCCTCGGCAGGCATGATCGTATTTCCCAGCAAAAACATATTATGCTAACTCTTTCCCATCTTGAAAGAGAAGAAGCGGATGCCATTGAAAGCCAAGCAAAATACGAAAAAATGGTAAAGAGTTTAGGGTTCTTTTCAGGATTATTGTTGATTATTTTATTAATTTAG
- the accB gene encoding acetyl-CoA carboxylase biotin carboxyl carrier protein: protein MLKVQEIRELIKLVDQSSIDEFVYENEGSKIKMKKHTGTSTVTTVQVPQAATQAVPVVQPAAPAAVSSTTPVQELKQEEAVTAKQADKSNLHKITSPMVGTFYASPTPEADVYVKAGSVVSKDSIVCIVEAMKLFNEIEAEVNGEIVEVLVKNGQLVEYGQPLFLVKPE from the coding sequence TTGTTAAAAGTACAAGAAATTCGGGAATTAATTAAATTAGTTGACCAATCTAGTATTGATGAATTTGTATATGAGAACGAAGGTTCAAAAATTAAAATGAAAAAACATACTGGAACATCAACTGTGACAACGGTACAGGTACCACAAGCAGCTACGCAGGCAGTTCCTGTCGTACAGCCAGCAGCACCAGCCGCAGTTTCAAGTACAACACCAGTACAAGAATTAAAGCAGGAAGAAGCAGTAACTGCAAAGCAGGCTGATAAATCGAATTTACACAAAATTACTTCGCCAATGGTTGGAACTTTTTATGCCTCACCAACCCCAGAGGCAGACGTTTATGTTAAAGCTGGTTCTGTTGTTTCGAAGGATTCTATCGTATGTATTGTAGAAGCGATGAAATTATTTAATGAGATAGAGGCAGAAGTAAATGGTGAAATAGTTGAAGTTCTTGTGAAGAATGGCCAATTAGTAGAATACGGACAGCCTTTATTTTTAGTGAAGCCGGAATAA
- a CDS encoding SpoIIIAH-like family protein: MLLKKQTVWLLTMLSLVVVLSVYYITSPEQKSNELAAVKQEEKADQKEKETKTDSEAKEGDTVISQVAGDEEFEALRLKLQDDRSELKEQLNAVVATTDLPAAERSEAVDQMKKLNEIAQKEEMLETLIKAMDYEDALVRADGSTVKIIVKSKKESSKSEANAIIQMVKKEIGETNFVAVEFQPTK, encoded by the coding sequence ATGCTATTGAAAAAACAAACAGTTTGGTTATTAACAATGTTAAGTTTGGTGGTTGTATTATCCGTTTATTACATCACTTCACCTGAACAAAAAAGTAATGAACTTGCTGCAGTAAAACAAGAAGAGAAAGCAGATCAAAAGGAAAAAGAAACGAAAACTGATTCTGAAGCCAAAGAAGGCGACACTGTTATTTCACAAGTTGCAGGTGATGAAGAATTTGAAGCGCTTCGGTTAAAGCTTCAAGATGATCGCAGCGAATTAAAGGAACAATTAAACGCTGTAGTTGCCACGACTGATCTACCCGCTGCTGAAAGAAGCGAAGCAGTGGACCAAATGAAAAAATTAAATGAAATTGCCCAAAAGGAAGAAATGCTAGAAACGTTAATTAAAGCAATGGATTATGAAGACGCTCTTGTCAGAGCTGATGGTTCCACAGTTAAAATTATTGTGAAGTCTAAGAAAGAGTCTTCTAAATCAGAAGCAAATGCGATTATTCAAATGGTTAAGAAAGAAATTGGCGAAACTAACTTTGTTGCAGTTGAATTCCAGCCAACTAAATAA
- the spoIIIAE gene encoding stage III sporulation protein AE, giving the protein MKQRLQFIPIMILLFLFFTSTSVQANEEANVESTPLSPQELVDAQLETMDLTELKQYWEDIQNKYGGFLPESQKGSLYDFVKGDKQFSFKEWTHGIIKFLFHEFVVNGKLLGSLILLTIFSMFLQSMQNAFESSTISKVAYSIVYMVLVIIALNSFHIVIEYTNEAIGSMISFVLALIPLLLALIASSGGIISAAFFHPVILFLMNISGMFMQFVILPLLFLATLLSIVSTMSDQYKVTQLAQLLRNWSIGLMGLFLTVFLGVISVQGASTAITDGVAIRTAKFVTGNFIPVIGRIFTDAADTVVSASGLLKNSVGIAGVAILLIIVAFPAFKILMIAFIYKFAAAILQPLGGGPVIKCLDIISKSVIYVFAALGIVSLMFFLSITVIVAAGNLTMMMR; this is encoded by the coding sequence ATGAAGCAAAGGCTGCAGTTTATTCCCATTATGATTCTATTATTTTTATTTTTTACTTCAACAAGTGTACAAGCTAACGAAGAAGCAAATGTTGAGAGCACACCTCTATCGCCACAGGAATTAGTGGATGCCCAGCTTGAAACAATGGATTTAACAGAACTTAAACAATATTGGGAGGATATACAAAATAAATATGGCGGTTTCCTCCCTGAAAGCCAGAAAGGCAGTCTGTATGATTTTGTCAAGGGAGACAAGCAATTCTCCTTCAAGGAATGGACCCATGGAATCATTAAATTTTTGTTTCATGAATTCGTCGTAAATGGAAAACTGCTTGGTTCATTAATCCTTCTTACGATATTCAGTATGTTTCTTCAATCGATGCAAAATGCATTTGAGAGCAGTACGATCAGTAAAGTGGCGTATTCCATTGTCTATATGGTCCTAGTCATTATTGCCCTTAATAGTTTTCATATCGTCATAGAATACACCAATGAGGCAATAGGCAGCATGATTTCATTCGTGCTGGCACTGATCCCGCTTTTATTAGCCTTAATTGCTTCGTCTGGAGGAATAATCTCAGCCGCTTTCTTTCACCCGGTTATTTTGTTTTTAATGAATATCAGCGGAATGTTCATGCAATTTGTTATTCTCCCGCTTCTCTTTTTGGCTACGCTTTTAAGTATTGTCAGTACGATGTCCGACCAGTATAAGGTGACACAGCTGGCCCAGCTTTTAAGAAACTGGAGCATTGGCTTAATGGGGCTTTTCTTGACCGTTTTTCTGGGAGTCATTTCGGTCCAGGGTGCTTCTACCGCCATAACAGATGGTGTGGCCATTCGTACAGCGAAATTCGTTACAGGTAACTTTATCCCTGTCATTGGCAGAATTTTCACTGACGCAGCAGATACAGTAGTCAGTGCTTCCGGATTATTGAAGAATTCAGTTGGAATTGCAGGGGTAGCCATTCTCCTCATTATCGTTGCTTTCCCTGCTTTTAAAATTCTGATGATTGCGTTTATCTATAAATTTGCAGCAGCGATATTACAGCCCTTAGGCGGGGGTCCGGTTATAAAATGCTTAGATATAATCAGTAAAAGTGTTATCTATGTTTTTGCTGCACTGGGTATTGTCTCTCTCATGTTCTTTTTAAGTATTACAGTAATTGTCGCAGCCGGGAATTTAACAATGATGATGAGATAG
- the spoIIIAA gene encoding stage III sporulation protein AA: METILKFLPKNIGDLISKIPPNQKAELEEIRIRIGRPIEITMKGAPRFLSYIIQQEDAFHLMNKISQFSIYTLEEELKRGYITVSGGHRIGLAGKVILEEGKVKAIRDIASFNIRIAKEKLGIAEKIMPFIFKDSWMHTMIVGPPQTGKTTLLRDIARIISTGNQEKGMYAYKVGIVDERSEIAGCVNGIPQMSFGHRLDVLDACPKAEGMMMMIRSMSPEVLVVDEIGRIEDSEAIQEAVHAGIKLIMTTHGSSLEEVRNRPSLRSIFDQNIFQRFIVLSRSKGPGTVTHILDGSGKELSQKVRVM; the protein is encoded by the coding sequence GTGGAAACGATCCTAAAATTCTTACCCAAAAACATTGGCGATTTAATCAGTAAAATCCCTCCTAATCAAAAAGCAGAATTGGAAGAAATCAGAATTCGCATCGGACGCCCTATAGAAATTACGATGAAGGGAGCTCCTAGATTCCTATCGTATATTATTCAGCAAGAAGATGCTTTCCATTTAATGAATAAAATCAGCCAATTCTCCATCTATACGCTTGAGGAAGAGCTTAAGCGAGGGTATATAACAGTTTCAGGAGGTCATCGAATTGGACTTGCAGGAAAGGTGATCCTTGAAGAGGGAAAGGTAAAAGCGATAAGGGATATTGCTTCTTTTAACATCCGGATTGCCAAGGAGAAGTTAGGTATAGCAGAGAAGATTATGCCCTTTATATTTAAGGATTCCTGGATGCATACAATGATTGTTGGTCCTCCCCAAACAGGAAAAACAACGCTTTTACGGGATATCGCCAGAATTATCTCAACCGGAAACCAAGAAAAAGGTATGTACGCATATAAGGTAGGGATTGTGGATGAACGTTCCGAAATTGCTGGATGTGTAAATGGAATTCCTCAAATGTCATTCGGTCATCGTCTAGATGTGTTAGATGCCTGCCCGAAAGCAGAAGGAATGATGATGATGATTCGTTCCATGAGTCCAGAGGTATTAGTAGTGGATGAAATAGGTCGTATAGAGGATTCAGAGGCTATTCAAGAAGCTGTCCACGCGGGAATAAAATTAATTATGACTACACATGGGTCCAGCTTGGAGGAAGTAAGAAATAGACCGTCATTAAGATCCATTTTCGATCAAAACATATTTCAACGATTTATTGTACTAAGCAGGTCTAAGGGCCCGGGAACTGTTACACATATTTTGGATGGAAGTGGAAAAGAACTGAGTCAAAAAGTGAGAGTGATGTAA
- the spoIIIAC gene encoding stage III sporulation protein AC yields MGLEVDIIFKIAGVGIVVAFLHTVLDQVGKKEYAQWVTLFGFIYILFQVASIVDDLFQKIKSVFLFQ; encoded by the coding sequence ATGGGCCTAGAAGTGGATATTATTTTTAAAATAGCAGGAGTGGGCATAGTGGTTGCGTTTTTGCATACCGTTCTTGATCAGGTTGGGAAAAAGGAATATGCCCAGTGGGTAACACTATTTGGCTTTATTTATATTTTGTTTCAAGTTGCCTCAATTGTTGATGATCTCTTCCAGAAAATAAAATCTGTCTTTTTGTTTCAATAG
- a CDS encoding Asp23/Gls24 family envelope stress response protein: MSENNVLEMSQGNSGHGKVEIAPEVIEVIAGIAASEVEGVAQMRGNFATGVVERLGKKNHGKGVKVELSEEGITVDVYCLMKFGVSIPTVAGKIQDNIRQALLNMTALEAEAVNIHVVGISFETQKPEPEVEEEI, from the coding sequence ATGAGCGAGAATAATGTACTGGAAATGAGTCAAGGAAACAGCGGGCATGGTAAAGTAGAAATTGCACCTGAAGTCATTGAAGTCATTGCGGGTATAGCTGCTTCCGAGGTCGAAGGAGTAGCGCAAATGCGTGGGAATTTTGCTACTGGTGTAGTAGAACGGTTAGGCAAGAAAAACCACGGTAAAGGTGTTAAAGTGGAACTATCAGAAGAAGGAATTACTGTAGATGTATACTGCTTAATGAAATTTGGTGTATCCATTCCTACAGTAGCAGGAAAAATACAAGATAACATTCGCCAAGCCTTGTTAAACATGACTGCATTAGAGGCAGAGGCAGTAAACATACACGTTGTCGGTATCTCCTTCGAAACCCAAAAACCCGAACCAGAAGTTGAAGAAGAAATTTAA
- the nusB gene encoding transcription antitermination factor NusB, which yields MKRRTAREKALQALFQIDVSNTDPSSAIEHVLEGEAGDDYLTKLVLGVVEQKNEIDPLIKENLEKWTMDRLATVDRNLLRIAIYELLYFRNEIPENVILDEAIEIAKIYGDEQSSRFINGVLSKVKEKL from the coding sequence ATGAAGAGAAGAACAGCAAGGGAAAAGGCGTTACAAGCTCTTTTTCAAATCGATGTAAGTAACACAGACCCATCTTCTGCAATTGAACATGTTTTAGAAGGTGAAGCGGGAGATGACTACTTAACAAAGCTAGTATTGGGAGTAGTCGAACAAAAGAATGAAATTGATCCACTTATTAAAGAAAATCTTGAAAAATGGACGATGGATCGTTTAGCAACTGTTGATAGGAATTTATTAAGGATTGCTATATATGAGTTACTATATTTCCGCAATGAAATTCCTGAAAATGTTATTTTAGATGAAGCGATAGAAATAGCAAAGATTTATGGGGATGAACAATCAAGCCGTTTTATTAATGGAGTCCTGTCGAAAGTAAAAGAAAAACTATAA
- the accC gene encoding acetyl-CoA carboxylase biotin carboxylase subunit encodes MIKKLLIANRGEIAVRIIRACREMGIESVAVFSEADREALHVQLADEAYCIGPTLSKDSYLNVTNLISVAKLTACDAIHPGYGFLAENADFAELCRECNITFVGPSPEAITKMGTKDIARETMKDAGVPIVPGSTGIINDIDEALELVARIQYPVIIKATAGGGGKGIRVAKNEQELVKGINITQQEALTAFGNPGVYIEKYIEDFRHVEIQVLADSYGNTIHLGERDCSIQRRLQKLLEETPSPALDGEIRAEMGNAAVKAAKAVDYSGAGTVEFIYDYRNRKFYFMEMNTRIQVEHPVTEMVTGIDLIKEQIRVASGEKLTINQQDVTFTGWAIECRINAENPEKNFMPSAGKINMYLPPGGFGVRIDSAAYPGYTIPPYYDSMIAKVITYGNSREEAIARMKRALSEFVIEGIHTTIPFHLKLLEHEDFVEGQFNTKFLELHDVMKSS; translated from the coding sequence ATGATAAAGAAACTGTTAATTGCAAACCGCGGAGAAATAGCGGTAAGAATTATTCGTGCTTGTCGAGAAATGGGAATTGAATCAGTTGCCGTTTTCTCCGAGGCAGACCGTGAAGCCCTGCATGTACAACTTGCAGATGAAGCCTATTGTATAGGACCGACATTATCAAAAGACAGCTACTTAAATGTTACAAATCTGATTAGCGTAGCAAAGCTGACTGCATGCGATGCGATACATCCTGGATATGGATTTCTAGCAGAAAATGCCGATTTCGCAGAGCTTTGCCGTGAATGTAATATCACCTTCGTAGGACCAAGTCCTGAAGCGATTACTAAAATGGGCACAAAGGATATTGCCAGAGAAACGATGAAAGATGCTGGGGTACCCATTGTACCTGGATCCACTGGAATCATTAATGATATTGATGAGGCGCTTGAGCTTGTTGCAAGGATACAATATCCTGTAATTATTAAAGCAACTGCTGGCGGGGGCGGTAAAGGAATCCGTGTAGCAAAAAATGAGCAGGAACTAGTTAAGGGAATTAATATTACCCAGCAGGAGGCTCTCACTGCTTTTGGTAATCCAGGAGTATACATAGAAAAGTATATTGAGGATTTCCGTCATGTTGAAATACAAGTACTTGCAGATTCCTATGGAAACACGATCCACCTAGGAGAAAGAGACTGTTCGATTCAACGTAGACTTCAAAAGCTTTTAGAAGAAACACCTTCACCAGCCTTAGATGGAGAAATTCGTGCTGAAATGGGAAATGCAGCAGTAAAAGCCGCAAAAGCAGTTGATTATTCCGGTGCAGGAACGGTAGAATTTATATATGACTACCGCAATCGTAAATTTTATTTTATGGAAATGAACACAAGAATACAGGTGGAGCACCCAGTTACTGAAATGGTCACAGGTATTGATTTAATTAAGGAGCAAATCCGAGTAGCTTCTGGAGAAAAATTAACAATTAATCAGCAGGATGTTACGTTTACCGGCTGGGCGATTGAGTGCCGAATCAATGCAGAGAACCCGGAAAAGAACTTCATGCCTTCAGCGGGGAAAATTAATATGTATTTGCCTCCTGGCGGCTTTGGTGTTCGAATTGATTCAGCGGCATACCCGGGTTATACCATTCCACCTTATTATGATTCCATGATTGCAAAAGTCATCACATATGGTAATAGCAGGGAAGAAGCAATTGCACGAATGAAACGTGCGCTAAGCGAATTTGTGATCGAGGGTATTCATACAACCATTCCGTTCCATTTAAAATTACTTGAGCATGAAGATTTCGTAGAAGGACAATTCAATACAAAGTTTCTTGAGTTACACGATGTGATGAAGTCTAGCTAA
- the spoIIIAG gene encoding stage III sporulation protein AG, translating to MENNKGPFSWLKNIFAKGETSDKKSGKYQYMILVLCIGAAFMIVGNVVFSDKSAPLDSKAVTSTQAEATDVEAFSLKKDSNNKSIAGYEEEYEKQLKKALEEMLGVDDVTVVVNIDSTDKKVLEKNTVTKSQTTEEKDNEGGERKVQDTSTDEQLVIIREGEKEVPIVVEYQKPAIRGVLVVAKGAENIQVKKWIIEAVTRSLDVPSHRVAVMPKK from the coding sequence ATGGAAAATAATAAAGGACCATTTTCATGGTTGAAAAACATATTTGCTAAGGGTGAGACTTCCGATAAAAAGTCCGGGAAATATCAATATATGATTCTAGTGCTATGCATTGGTGCTGCATTCATGATTGTCGGAAATGTAGTTTTCTCCGATAAATCAGCTCCACTTGATAGTAAGGCCGTAACCAGCACCCAAGCAGAAGCAACAGATGTTGAGGCATTTAGCCTTAAGAAGGACTCAAATAATAAAAGTATTGCTGGATATGAGGAAGAGTACGAGAAGCAGCTTAAGAAGGCACTAGAAGAAATGCTGGGTGTCGACGATGTAACGGTTGTAGTGAACATTGATTCAACTGACAAGAAGGTGCTTGAAAAAAATACCGTAACAAAATCTCAAACAACGGAAGAAAAAGACAACGAGGGTGGGGAACGAAAGGTACAGGATACCTCCACGGACGAGCAATTAGTCATCATTCGTGAAGGAGAGAAAGAGGTACCCATTGTAGTTGAATATCAAAAACCAGCTATTCGTGGAGTGTTAGTGGTAGCGAAAGGTGCAGAAAATATTCAAGTTAAAAAATGGATTATCGAGGCAGTAACAAGGTCGCTTGATGTACCAAGTCATCGCGTTGCCGTTATGCCTAAAAAATAA
- the spoIIIAF gene encoding stage III sporulation protein AF: MEFLIEWVTNIILFILLATVIDMLLPNTGLQKYTKMVTGLLLIAIILTPIFKLISKDFETVMAQIPTFQDSGEKNMENLIEMQKKEIQASNHAYILETMAVQLEKGVEEELMEQFGLEIAKIELTTKNDSQESFPDNLEMVTVHLKQPETSVTTVEAIQPVSITTDTPLPSKDPTEESEKIAAFLSKQWNVTEKTIDVSVEGGMNK; this comes from the coding sequence ATGGAGTTTTTAATAGAATGGGTTACGAATATCATCCTATTTATTCTTTTAGCAACCGTTATTGACATGCTGCTGCCTAATACGGGGTTACAAAAATATACGAAAATGGTTACAGGACTCCTGCTTATTGCGATCATCCTTACACCAATTTTTAAGCTAATCTCTAAGGACTTTGAAACAGTGATGGCTCAAATTCCAACTTTTCAGGATTCTGGAGAAAAAAATATGGAAAATTTAATAGAAATGCAGAAAAAAGAAATACAAGCCTCCAATCATGCATATATTTTAGAAACAATGGCTGTCCAGCTTGAAAAGGGAGTAGAGGAGGAGTTGATGGAACAATTTGGTTTAGAAATTGCAAAAATAGAGCTGACAACCAAGAATGATAGTCAAGAATCATTCCCTGACAATCTAGAAATGGTTACAGTGCACCTAAAGCAGCCGGAAACATCCGTCACGACAGTTGAAGCCATACAACCAGTTAGTATTACTACAGATACACCTCTTCCATCTAAGGATCCAACAGAAGAATCCGAAAAAATCGCCGCATTTCTTTCGAAACAATGGAATGTAACCGAAAAAACAATTGATGTCTCGGTTGAAGGGGGGATGAATAAGTAG
- the spoIIIAD gene encoding stage III sporulation protein AD produces the protein MEIIKIVGVALVATFLALIIKEQKPNFAFLLIVFVGCSIFLFLVDKIYEIIHMLEKLAVNANVNLIYVETILKIIGIAYIAEFASQITKDAGQGAVASKIELAGKVLILAMAIPILTVMIETIIKLIPS, from the coding sequence ATTGAAATTATTAAAATAGTTGGCGTGGCTCTTGTCGCAACCTTCCTAGCATTAATAATAAAAGAGCAAAAACCTAATTTCGCTTTCCTCTTAATTGTATTTGTTGGCTGCAGCATTTTTCTATTTCTAGTCGATAAAATTTATGAAATTATTCATATGCTTGAAAAACTTGCTGTGAATGCAAATGTAAATCTGATTTACGTTGAGACCATTCTAAAAATCATTGGAATCGCCTATATTGCTGAGTTTGCATCTCAAATTACTAAGGACGCTGGCCAGGGGGCAGTGGCTTCTAAAATAGAACTTGCTGGAAAGGTGTTAATTCTTGCCATGGCAATACCAATATTAACTGTCATGATTGAAACAATAATCAAGCTGATTCCAAGCTAG